A single genomic interval of Cucumis sativus cultivar 9930 chromosome 5, Cucumber_9930_V3, whole genome shotgun sequence harbors:
- the LOC101216237 gene encoding metalloendoproteinase 2-MMP → MDFKSSSDLQIFLLLLLASIAFPFIWARDLHDIKKSQLLFPQHLLGSSKGHNIEGIHTIKMHLQRYGYLSKNYNIIDTNGAYNNAFDDHLESAIKKYQMFFKLPKSGVLDMETLHQMSQARCSVPDIFENNENETSVTTSNLHIGSKYTFFPGRVKWPDSLNYRLTYALVNNFPEEFKESVRTAFEIWYGRSRFNFTEVSENEGGNIRISFERGVHGDYHPFTKNSKTLAHTFAPIDGRFHFNADKPFSVDVTYNAYHLRTVALHELGHAFGLAHSPSEDAIMFPTIPTNLEKDLDMDDIEGLWELYDGFGVA, encoded by the coding sequence ATGGACTTCAAATCATCATCTGATCTCCAAATCTTcctacttcttcttcttgcctCCATagcttttccttttatttggGCACGTGATCTTCATGATATCAAAAAATCCCAACTTCTATTTCCTCAACATCTTCTAGGAAGTAGTAAAGGTCACAACATAGAAGGAATCCATACCATCAAAATGCACCTCCAACGTTATGGTTACTTAAGCAAAAACTATAACATTATCGATACGAACGGTGCTTATAATAACGCCTTCGACGACCACCTAGAATCcgccataaaaaaatatcaaatgttCTTCAAGCTTCCCAAGAGTGGAGTCTTAGACATGGAGACATTACACCAAATGTCACAAGCACGATGTTCGGTTCCCGACATATTCGAGAACAACGAGAACGAGACGAGCGTGACAACAAGTAATCTCCATATAGGAAGTAAGTACACATTTTTTCCAGGGAGAGTGAAATGGCCAGATTCTCTTAATTACCGACTAACATACGCACTCGTTAACAATTTCCCGGAAGAGTTTAAGGAGTCGGTGAGAACGGCATTTGAGATATGGTACGGACGCAGTCGCTTCAATTTCACAGAAGTCAGTGAGAACGAAGGGGGGAATATAAGAATAAGCTTCGAGAGAGGAGTCCATGGCGATTATCATCCTTTCACTAAGAATTCAAAAACTTTGGCACATACGTTTGCACCAATCGATGGGAGATTTCACTTCAATGCTGATAAACCTTTTTCAGTTGATGTTACATATAATGCGTATCATTTGAGGACTGTGGCATTGCATGAGCTTGGACATGCATTTGGGTTGGCTCATAGCCCAAGTGAAGATGCCATTATGTTTCCCACTATACCTACTAATCTTGAAAAGGATTTAGATATGGATGATATTGAAGGATTGTGGGAATTATATGATGGATTTGGTGTtgcttaa